One stretch of Brevibacillus laterosporus DNA includes these proteins:
- a CDS encoding ADP-heptose synthase — translation MKKPFVIEAIMLAIYGNLLVPSEPVEYLIPSSTLRELDEFVGNSSPIMHDPEEEKRVREIVGDMIQYFQNPFRRKMMEKSLVAPWSTVTFEHSDTVHFTIVKAEDTAMWGDIFDPIETELILTSMKWDIPLITDQTEWQDRLLEYVIPIQFYDIEDFDFAVEPNLYL, via the coding sequence GTGAAGAAACCATTTGTGATTGAAGCCATCATGCTTGCTATATACGGTAATTTACTAGTGCCAAGCGAGCCTGTCGAATACCTCATCCCTTCTTCTACTCTTCGTGAACTGGACGAATTTGTAGGAAATTCTAGTCCCATCATGCATGACCCGGAAGAAGAGAAACGGGTAAGAGAAATTGTTGGAGACATGATCCAATATTTCCAGAATCCTTTTCGACGTAAAATGATGGAAAAATCATTGGTAGCACCATGGTCTACCGTTACTTTTGAACATAGTGATACTGTTCACTTTACCATTGTAAAAGCGGAAGATACCGCCATGTGGGGGGATATATTTGATCCCATTGAAACAGAATTAATTTTAACGTCCATGAAATGGGACATTCCACTAATTACGGACCAAACCGAATGGCAGGATCGTTTGCTGGAATATGTGATTCCGATTCAATTTTATGATATTGAGGACTTTGATTTTGCCGTGGAGCCCAATCTCTACTTATAG